GGGAACGGTGCGCAGCGCGTCCTGCATGTTCAGCGCGCCGGTGTCCTTGAGCACTTGTTGCGGGATGACCGTCACCGAGCGCGGCGTGTCGACCAGCGGCGCGGTGTACTTGGGCGAAGAGGCTTTCTCGACGTTGTAGCTGGTTGCATCCTGGGCTTCACCGGTGATGGAGGTGGCATCCAGGGCAATCGCGCCGTTCGATGCTTTGGTGTCAGTCTTCTCGGCGGCGAAAACCATCTGGCCTGCGGAGCCGGCAGTGAGTGCCACGCCGATTGCAGAGGCGAGCAAACGCGGTGAACTGACAGGTAATTGTGCTTGTTGGCGCGACATCTGAATTTCCCTTCCCCAAGGATTTGAGGCCGCGGAATATAGGGTAGACGCGTCTTTGTATCAATTGCGAAACGTTACTATTCGCACTGAATTTACATTCTTTACAATTTGCCCTTACGGTTTTTGGTGATTCATTCGTCTGGCAGGTTTTACACTGGCAATAAGAATCAATACCATCGCCATCCTTTTGCCTCCAGGACCATTTCCATGCTGCTGCACATCAAGGGTTTGTTCACCAAAGACGAGGTGCAGCGCATTCGCGAGGCTCTGGAACAGGCCGATTGGGCCGACGGCAAAATCACCGCCGGCTATCAGTCGGCCAAGGCCAAGCACAATCTGCAACTGCCCGAAGGCCATCCGCTGGCCAAGGAAATCGGCGCGGCGATGATCGACCGCCTGTGGAAAAATCCGCAGTTCATGTCGGCGGCGTTACCGCACAAGGTCTTCCCTCCGTTAGTGAACTGTTACACGGCGGGCGGCAGTTTCGACTTCCACATCGACAACGCCGTGCGCCAGCCCAAGGGCAGCGTCGAGCGCGTGCGTACCGACCTGTCGTCCACGCTGTTCTTCAGCGAGCCCGAGGACTACGACGGTGGTGAGCTGGAAATCCAGGACACCTATGGCGTGCAGCGGGTGAAGCTGCCAGCGGGCGACATGGTCTTGTACCCCGGCACCAGCCTGCACAAGGTCAATGCCGTCACCCGTGGCGCCCGCTTTGCCTCGTTCTTCTGGACGCAAAGCCTCGTCCGGGAAGACAGCCAGCGCGCCTTGCTGTTCGAGATGGATGGGGCGATCCAGCAACTGACCCAGGACATGCCCGACCATCCTTCGCTGATTCGCCTGACCGGCACTTATCACAACCTGCTGCGCCGCTGGGTCGAGGTATGAGTTTTCAACTGCGCCGCGAAGAAGTGCTCGACGGTGAACGCCTCAGGGCGATGCTCGACGAAAGCCCGGCCCGTGCCGCCCAGGCGATTCTGATGGCCGCCCGCGAAGGCGTGCTCGAAGCCCAGGCGCTGCTCGCGCAGATTCTGCTGGATGGCAACGGCATCGCTCAGGATCAGCCACTGGCGCTGCGCTGGTTCGACATCGCGGCCCGCCAGGGGCACCTGATGGCGCGCAACATGCTCGGTCGTTGTCATGAACATGGCTGGGGTTGCACGGCGAATGCAGCGATCGCGGCCGGGCATTACCGGCTGGCGGCAGACGCAGGGCTGGATTGGGCGATGTACAACTACGCCAATCTGCTGGCGACCGGGCGCGGTGTGCTCGAGGATCAGGCGCAGGCCTTGCGGTTCTATCGGCAGGCGGCCGAGCTGGGCCATGCGAAGTCGATGAATCTGCTGGGGCGCTATCTGGAAGAAGGGCGGTTTTGCCCCAGGGATCTGCCGGCGGCCCGTGACTGGTATCGGCGCGCGGCGCAAGGCGGGGACTTTCGTGGGCAGTTCAGTTTTGCCGCGTTGCTGGCCGATGAAGGCGACATCGACGGCGCCGTGGACTGGCTGCGTCAGGCATTGGCCGGTGGCAACCTGAATTTCCTGCGTGTCGCGGCACCGGCGCTGGCCAGTGCAACGGATTCACGCATTCGCTCGATGGCCGACGACTACGCCCGCCGCCGAGCCGAACTCGAACTTCAAACCCTGTAGGAGCGAGCTTGCTCGCGATGATGGCTTGGCCATCGCGGGCAGTCTGAATGTCCGCGGTGGCTGAACTACCATCGCGAGCAAGCTCGCTCCTACAGGTAAGAAGTACGGTGTTATACGTAGAACGATTTCAGCGGCGGGAAGCCGTTGAATTCAACAGCGCTGTAGCTGGTGGTGTAGGCACCGGTCGACAGCCAGTACAGGCGGTCGCCGATGGCCAGGTTCAGCGGCAGGCCGTACTTGTAGTTCTCGTACATGATGTCGGCGCTGTCGCAGGTTGGGCCGGCGATCACCACTTCTTCCACTTCGCCTTTCTTCTCGGTCCAGATCGGGAACTTGATGGCTTCGTCCATGGTTTCGATCAGGCCGGAGAACTTGCCCACGTCGGTGTACACCCAGCGCTCGACGGCGGTGCGCGATTTACGGGCAACCAGCACCACTTCGCTGACCAGGATGCCGGCGTTGGCGATCAGCGAACGGCCAGGTTCCAGGATGATTTCCGGCAGGTCGTCACCGAAGTCTTCCTTGAGGAAGCGGATGATTTCCTCGGCATAGGTTTCCAGGCTGTTGGTACGGGTGATGTAGTTGGCCGGGAAGCCGCCACCCATGTTGATCAGCTTGAGGTGGATGCCGTCTTCTTCTTTCAGGCGCTCGAAGATCACTTTGACCTTGGCGATGGCCGCATCCCAGACGCTGATGTCGCGCTGTTGCGAACCCACGTGGAACGAGATGCCGTAAGGCACCAGGCCCAGGTCGCGGGCGAGGATCAGCAGGTCCATGGCCATGTCGGTCTGGCAGCCGAATTTGCGCGACAGTGGCCAGTCAGCAGTGGTCGAGCCTTCGGTGAGGATGCGCACGTAGACTTTCGAACCCGGGGCTGCCTTGGCGATGTTGCGCAGGTCGGCTTCGGAGTCGGTGGCGTACAGGCGCACGCCCTTGTCGTAGAAGTAGCGGATGTCCTTGGACTTCTTGATGGTGTTGCCGTAGCTGATGCGGTCAGGACCGACGCCACGGCTCAGCACCTTGTCCAGCTCGTAGATCGAGGCGATGTCGAAGCTCGAACCTTTTTCCTTGAGCAGGTCGATGATTTCCACGGCAGGGTTGGCCTTGACCGCGTAATAGACCTTGGCGAATTCGAAACCGGCGCGCAGGTCGTCATAGGCCTGGCTGATCATCGCGGTGTCGATCAATACGAAAGGGGTTTCTTGCTTGTCGGCGAACGCCTTCATTTTCTGAAAGGTTTCGCGCGCGAAATAGTCTTCGACCTGGATCGACATGCTGGTGAGCTCCTATGGGCAAACTCGTGAAATCAATGGGTGCATGAACGCCCTCCGTATCCCCACTTTGGTTCGCCTACTTCCCAAGGCATGTCGCCGAAAGCAAAAAGGCCATGGGACGTGTTGCTATCCCTTGGCCTTGCTGTCTCGTCGTCAGTACTTGAGCCGGATGGATCGTTTCCAGCATGGACGTTCGGCGCGAACTTTAGGGCGTGAGGGGCCTGAGATCAACAAAAAATGTCGCGTTTTTGCACTCTTCTGACGTGCGTGACCGACATCACTCTTTGTAGCGGACAGAGATGACGGGCAGATGTTCCCCGCGATTTTTGAAGTGTTAAAAATACCTGCACGTTCGCAGCTTTTGTGCGCTTGATCGTAGGTAAGTGCGTTGGCGTCAACTTCGGCGACGTTGGCGGCGAGAGGGTTCTTTCGGAGGGGATTTGGGGTGTTGGGGAAGTGATTCGAGGGAGTGTTCAGGATTGCTGGTGTTGATATTTCTTTCCGGTGTGTGAGGTCTCAAAATTTTGCACAAAACATTGTGGGAGCGAGCCTGCTCGCGATAGCCATTTCATGATCAACCGAGTTGTTGAGTATGGAAAAGCTCGCGAGCAGGCTCGCTCCCACAGAGTTACACCGTCAGACCGCTGCCACCTCGGCCGGCGACACGATACTGGTCTTGCCGCCACGGGATTTACCCGAGCTCAAGTACTCGGCAATCGACTCCTGGGTGACTTCGCCGAGGAACACCCGCTCGGCATCCATTACCGGCAGCCATGCGCGGTTGAACTCGTACATGCGCGACAGCAGGATGCGCAGGTGTTCGTCGTAGGCCGCCGTGGCGTTGAACTCGCGCAGGTACTGGCCGCAGGTGCCGGTCTGGCGGTGCAGGTCGCGGCGGCGTACGTAACCCAGCGCCTTGTTCTCGGCGTCGGTGACGACGACGTAACGACGGTCATGCTCGTCCATCAATTCCAGCGCTTCGGCCACCGGCGTTTCCGGGCTGACCGACGGGGCGTTGTCTGCCGCGTCTTCGGCTTTCACCAGCAACAGGCGCTTGAGGGTGCTGTCCTGGCCGACGAAGTTGCTGACGAACTCGTCCGCCGGATGCGCCAGCAGGGTGTCCGGGTGGTCGATCTGCAACAGCTTGCCGGCACGGAAGATGGCGATCTTGTCGCCGAGCTTGATTGCCTCGTCGATGTCATGGCTGACCATGATCACCGTCTTGTTCAGCGCCCGCTGCATCTCGAAGAACTCGTTCTGGATCATCTCGCGGTTGATCGGGTCGACCGCACCGAACGGTTCGTCCATCAGCAACAGCGGCGCCTCGGCCGCCAGTGCGCGAATCACGCCGATCCGTTGCTGCTGGCCACCGGACAGCTCGCGCGGGTAACGGTGCAGGTACTGCTTGGGTTCCAGTTTGATCATGCTCATCAACTCGCGGGCGCGGTCGTGGCATTTCTGCTTGTCCCAGCCGAGCAGCTTGGGTACGACCACGATGTTTTCCTCGATGGTCATGTTGGGGAACAGGCCGATCTGCTGGATCACGTAGCCGATGTTGCGGCGCAGGGTCACTTCGTCGAGGTCGGTGGTGTCTTCGCCGTTGATCAGGATCTTGCCGGAGGTCGGCTTGATCAGGCGGTTGATCATCTTCAGCGTGGTGCTCTTGCCGCAACCCGACGGGCCGAGGAACACGCAGATCTCGCCTTCGTTGACGGTGAGGCTGACGGAGTCCACGGCTTTTACGTCTTTGCCGTTGCTTTGGAAGGTCTTGCTGAGGTTTTGAAGTTCGATCATTTCAAGAGTCCTTTTGGAGTCAACGAGCGTTGCAGCAGTTGCAGGATGAGGTCGGCGAAGATGGCCAGCAGGCTGACCAGCACGGCGCCGACGATCAGCATCGACATGTCGCTGCGGCTGATGGAAGCGAGGATGAGGACGCCGAGGCCACCGGCACCGATGGTGGCGGCGATGGTCATGACACCGATGTTCATGACCACGGCGGTGCGCACGCCGGCGAGGATCACCGGCACCGCGATGGGCAGTTCGACCATGCGCAGACGCTGGCCGAAGGTCATGCCGATGCCGCGTGCGGCTTCACGGATGCCCGGCTCGACGCCGGTCAGGGCCAGGTAGGTGTTGCGCATGATCGGCAGCAGTGAATAAAGGAACACGGCGGTGATCGCCGGCATCGGCCCCAGGCCCTGGCCGAACTTGGAGTAGAACGGCAGCAGCAGGCCGAACAGGGCAATCGACGGCACGGTCAGCAGCACCGTGGCGCTGGCTTGCAGGGGGCCGGCGAGGGTGGGGAAGCGTGTCATCAGAATGCCCAGGGGCACGCCGACCACAATCGCCAGGGTCACGGCGATGCCGACCAGGGTGATGTGCTGCCAGGTCAGGTGCAGGACCTGTGGCCAGTCGAGGTGGGAAAAGGCGTTGAAGAATTCCATGGCGCTTCCTCCTTATTGAATCGGGTGCTGGCGCAGGAAGTCTGCGGCCACGGTGGAAGGGCTCTGGTGATCGACATCGACCCGCGCGTTGAGCTCGCGCATGGTGTTGTCGTCGAACAGTTCAGCCAGCGGCTTGAGCTGTTCGGCCAGTTGCGGATGGGCGTCGAGGTACGCCTGACGCACCACCGGCGCGGCGGTGTAGTCCGGGAAGTAGTGCTTGTCGTCTTCCAGCAACTTGAGCTTGAACGCGTTCAGACGCCCGTCGGTGGTGTACACCAGCCCGGCGAACACCTGGCTGTTGCGCAGCGCGGTGTAGACCAGGCCGGCGTCCATCTGGCGGATGTTCTTGCGCGACAGGTTCATGTCGTACAGTTCGACCATGCCGGCCAAACCGTCGGAACGGTTGGCGAACTCGGTGTCCAGGGCCACCAGGTTGTTGGTCTTCGCCTCGTCGCGCAGCACCTTGTTCAGATCACTGATGCTGTTGATCTGCGGGTACTCCTGGGCGACCTTTTCCGGCAGGGCGAGGGCGTAGGTGTTGCTGAATTTCGACGGAGCCAGCCAGACCAGGCCTTTTTTCGCGTCGAGTTCTTTCACCCGGGCGTAGGACTGCGCGCTGTTGAGCTTTTCCGTGACGTGGTTGTAGGCCACCAGCGACACGCCGGTATATTCCCAGAGCATGTCCAGCTGTCCGCTTTCGTGGGCGCTGCGGGCCAGGTTGCTGCCCAGGCCGCCGGTGACCTGCACGTCATAACCCTTGGTGCGCAGGTACTGCGAGGTGATTTCCGCCAGCAGGGTCTGTTCGGTGAACACCCGGGCGCCGATGCGCAGCAGCGGCTTTTCGGCGGCTTGGGCAAAACCTGCGAGCAGCAGGACGCCGCCTAGAATCAAGCATAATTTTTTCATGACTATTCCTTCCGAGGCTTAAGACGGGCGCAGGCCGCGTTCGAGCCAGAGTCGGCTGGCGAGTGTCACCAGGCCGTCGAGCAGCAGTGCCAGCAGGGCGGTGCAGGCCGCGCCGAGCAGCAGTTGCGGCTGGTTGTTCAGGGCGATGCCGGGGAAGATCAGGCTGCCCAGGCTGTTGGCGCCGATCAGGAACGCCAGCGGTGCGGTGCCGACGTTGATCGCCAGGGCCACGCGCACGCCGCCGACGATGATCGGCACGGCGTTGGGCAACTCGACTTTCCACAGCACCTGGCGCGGGGTCATGCCGATGCCGGTGGCGGCTTCCTTGAGCGAGCCCTGCACGTTTTTCAGGCCTTCATAGGTGTTGCGCACAATGGGCAGCAGCGAGGCGAGGAACAGGGCGAAGATGGCGGGGCCGCTGCCGATGCCCAGAATGCCCAGGGCGATGGCGAGTACGGCGAGCGGCGGCACGGTGTTGCCGATGTTGAAGACTTGCATGAAGCGTTCAGCGCGACCCACCATCGACGGGCGACTGAGAAAGATGCCAGCGGGAATTCCCACGACAAGGGCGGCCACCATGGAGGCCAGGACGAGAATCAAATGAGCTTGCAGGTAAAACAATAAATCGTCGCGGTACTGTTCGATCGTGTTGATGCCAATCCAGTGGACCAGCAGGGCCAGAAGGGCGACCGCAACCGCACCTCCCATCAGCCCTTTGCCATAGCGAATAGCCACAGGCGGACTCCTGTTTTCTTTGTCGGCGAACGCAGTCCCGTGTGGCAGGCCGTCATTGGCTGCCGGGCAGGGCGTTCGCGAGAAGCGGCTCATACCGAGCATGCTCCCTGTAGGAGCGAGCTTGCTCGCGATGAAGGATCAGACGACACGGTCTGTCTGACACCCCATCGCGAGCAAGCTCGCTCCTACAGGGGTAGGCGTACGGCATTGAGCCATGAGCGCAGCCTCGTCAGGCTAACTTGCTGATTTTTCAGCCCCTGATACGAGTTGCGTAACAGGGGAGTGGACGCCTCCACCTTTTAAAAGGTTCCATAATTAGCAGCATTTGGCCACCCTTGATCTTCCCGTTCGTCCTTTTGCGGGTGGCAAAGGGCCGGGCGAGCGGTGGTCCGGGGCTATCGGTTTGCGCTATACTCGCCGCCCTTTTTTTTAATCACCGCCAGGCGATTTCCCATGACCAGACAGGCCGCCGAAGTCGCGAAGCGCCGCACTTTTGCCATTATTTCCCACCCCGACGCCGGTAAGACCACCATCACCGAGAAGCTGCTGCTGATGGGCAAGGCGATTGCGGTCGCCGGTACCGTGAAGTCGCGTAAATCGGACCGCCATGCCACGTCCGACTGGATGGAAATGGAAAAGCAGCGGGGCATCTCGATCACCACGTCG
This DNA window, taken from Pseudomonas sp. MYb118, encodes the following:
- a CDS encoding tetratricopeptide repeat protein, which codes for MSFQLRREEVLDGERLRAMLDESPARAAQAILMAAREGVLEAQALLAQILLDGNGIAQDQPLALRWFDIAARQGHLMARNMLGRCHEHGWGCTANAAIAAGHYRLAADAGLDWAMYNYANLLATGRGVLEDQAQALRFYRQAAELGHAKSMNLLGRYLEEGRFCPRDLPAARDWYRRAAQGGDFRGQFSFAALLADEGDIDGAVDWLRQALAGGNLNFLRVAAPALASATDSRIRSMADDYARRRAELELQTL
- a CDS encoding ABC transporter permease, encoding MEFFNAFSHLDWPQVLHLTWQHITLVGIAVTLAIVVGVPLGILMTRFPTLAGPLQASATVLLTVPSIALFGLLLPFYSKFGQGLGPMPAITAVFLYSLLPIMRNTYLALTGVEPGIREAARGIGMTFGQRLRMVELPIAVPVILAGVRTAVVMNIGVMTIAATIGAGGLGVLILASISRSDMSMLIVGAVLVSLLAIFADLILQLLQRSLTPKGLLK
- a CDS encoding type III PLP-dependent enzyme; the protein is MSIQVEDYFARETFQKMKAFADKQETPFVLIDTAMISQAYDDLRAGFEFAKVYYAVKANPAVEIIDLLKEKGSSFDIASIYELDKVLSRGVGPDRISYGNTIKKSKDIRYFYDKGVRLYATDSEADLRNIAKAAPGSKVYVRILTEGSTTADWPLSRKFGCQTDMAMDLLILARDLGLVPYGISFHVGSQQRDISVWDAAIAKVKVIFERLKEEDGIHLKLINMGGGFPANYITRTNSLETYAEEIIRFLKEDFGDDLPEIILEPGRSLIANAGILVSEVVLVARKSRTAVERWVYTDVGKFSGLIETMDEAIKFPIWTEKKGEVEEVVIAGPTCDSADIMYENYKYGLPLNLAIGDRLYWLSTGAYTTSYSAVEFNGFPPLKSFYV
- a CDS encoding Fe2+-dependent dioxygenase; this encodes MLLHIKGLFTKDEVQRIREALEQADWADGKITAGYQSAKAKHNLQLPEGHPLAKEIGAAMIDRLWKNPQFMSAALPHKVFPPLVNCYTAGGSFDFHIDNAVRQPKGSVERVRTDLSSTLFFSEPEDYDGGELEIQDTYGVQRVKLPAGDMVLYPGTSLHKVNAVTRGARFASFFWTQSLVREDSQRALLFEMDGAIQQLTQDMPDHPSLIRLTGTYHNLLRRWVEV
- a CDS encoding ABC transporter permease, whose amino-acid sequence is MGGAVAVALLALLVHWIGINTIEQYRDDLLFYLQAHLILVLASMVAALVVGIPAGIFLSRPSMVGRAERFMQVFNIGNTVPPLAVLAIALGILGIGSGPAIFALFLASLLPIVRNTYEGLKNVQGSLKEAATGIGMTPRQVLWKVELPNAVPIIVGGVRVALAINVGTAPLAFLIGANSLGSLIFPGIALNNQPQLLLGAACTALLALLLDGLVTLASRLWLERGLRPS
- a CDS encoding glycine betaine ABC transporter substrate-binding protein, which encodes MKKLCLILGGVLLLAGFAQAAEKPLLRIGARVFTEQTLLAEITSQYLRTKGYDVQVTGGLGSNLARSAHESGQLDMLWEYTGVSLVAYNHVTEKLNSAQSYARVKELDAKKGLVWLAPSKFSNTYALALPEKVAQEYPQINSISDLNKVLRDEAKTNNLVALDTEFANRSDGLAGMVELYDMNLSRKNIRQMDAGLVYTALRNSQVFAGLVYTTDGRLNAFKLKLLEDDKHYFPDYTAAPVVRQAYLDAHPQLAEQLKPLAELFDDNTMRELNARVDVDHQSPSTVAADFLRQHPIQ
- a CDS encoding betaine/proline/choline family ABC transporter ATP-binding protein (Members of the family are the ATP-binding subunit of ABC transporters for substrates such as betaine, L-proline or other amino acids, choline, carnitine, etc. The substrate specificity is best determined from the substrate-binding subunit, rather than this subunit, as it interacts with the permease subunit and not with substrate directly.); protein product: MIELQNLSKTFQSNGKDVKAVDSVSLTVNEGEICVFLGPSGCGKSTTLKMINRLIKPTSGKILINGEDTTDLDEVTLRRNIGYVIQQIGLFPNMTIEENIVVVPKLLGWDKQKCHDRARELMSMIKLEPKQYLHRYPRELSGGQQQRIGVIRALAAEAPLLLMDEPFGAVDPINREMIQNEFFEMQRALNKTVIMVSHDIDEAIKLGDKIAIFRAGKLLQIDHPDTLLAHPADEFVSNFVGQDSTLKRLLLVKAEDAADNAPSVSPETPVAEALELMDEHDRRYVVVTDAENKALGYVRRRDLHRQTGTCGQYLREFNATAAYDEHLRILLSRMYEFNRAWLPVMDAERVFLGEVTQESIAEYLSSGKSRGGKTSIVSPAEVAAV